In the genome of Pseudomonas protegens, one region contains:
- the rluC gene encoding 23S rRNA pseudouridine(955/2504/2580) synthase RluC: MTTTAPSTPGVQLLEVSPEYAGQRIDNFLLARLKGVPKTLIYRILRKGEVRVNKGRIKPEYKLQAGDVVRVPPVRVPERDEPVPLAQGLLQRLEASIVFEDKALIVINKPAGIAVHGGSGLNFGVIEAFRQLRPDAKELELVHRLDRDTSGLLMIAKKRSMLRHLHAALRGDGVDKRYMALVRGHWATALKQVRAPLLKSNLRSGERMVEVNEEGKEALTVFKVLRRFGEFATMVEAKPVTGRTHQIRVHTLHAGHCIAGDSKYGDDDFTREIRELGGKRLFLHAYMLTVPLPDGGELKLQAPVDEMWAKTVERLSAP, encoded by the coding sequence ATGACGACTACTGCCCCCTCGACTCCAGGCGTTCAATTGCTTGAGGTCTCGCCGGAATATGCCGGCCAACGTATTGATAACTTCCTTCTCGCGCGACTCAAAGGCGTGCCCAAGACCTTGATTTATCGCATTTTGCGTAAAGGCGAAGTGCGGGTGAACAAGGGGCGGATCAAGCCCGAGTACAAGCTGCAGGCGGGTGATGTGGTGCGCGTGCCGCCGGTGCGCGTGCCCGAGCGTGACGAACCGGTGCCGCTGGCTCAAGGGTTGTTGCAGCGACTGGAAGCCTCGATTGTCTTTGAAGACAAGGCGCTGATTGTGATCAACAAGCCTGCCGGCATTGCCGTGCACGGCGGCAGCGGCCTGAATTTCGGGGTGATCGAAGCTTTTCGTCAGTTGCGTCCGGATGCCAAGGAGCTGGAGCTTGTGCATCGCCTCGACCGCGACACCTCCGGTCTGCTAATGATCGCCAAGAAGCGCAGCATGTTGCGCCACTTGCATGCCGCGCTGCGTGGCGACGGTGTGGATAAGCGCTACATGGCGCTGGTCCGTGGTCATTGGGCAACGGCTCTGAAGCAGGTGCGCGCGCCTCTGCTCAAGAGCAACCTGCGTTCCGGCGAGCGCATGGTCGAGGTCAATGAAGAGGGCAAAGAGGCCTTGACGGTGTTCAAGGTGCTGCGCCGCTTCGGCGAGTTCGCCACCATGGTCGAGGCCAAGCCGGTGACTGGCCGCACTCACCAGATTCGCGTGCACACCCTGCATGCCGGGCACTGCATTGCCGGTGACAGCAAGTACGGTGACGATGATTTCACTCGTGAGATCCGCGAGTTGGGCGGCAAGCGTCTGTTCCTTCACGCCTACATGTTGACCGTGCCGCTGCCTGATGGCGGCGAGCTGAAGCTGCAGGCGCCCGTGGATGAAATGTGGGCCAAGACCGTGGAGCGCTTGAGTGCACCCTGA